The following are encoded together in the Drosophila sechellia strain sech25 chromosome 3R, ASM438219v1, whole genome shotgun sequence genome:
- the LOC6614251 gene encoding pollen-specific leucine-rich repeat extensin-like protein 1 produces the protein MSLKYLLIASAVLIGLCGADVSEIKAGKVDLPFNDLLPPLLDEVSSTTTTTTTTTTTTTTTEKPATTLATKPTKKSYYQKPAQLAKEDKLKTSVIKQDVPQLPLDLLPPFEDEVKPAEDKLRPVVNTTPKPVVKISQPAVLKVTPKAVPKVTPPPAPRPQYSAPPAPASRPQYSVHTAPQAVHPQPAHAPGFGSGFQSRFSSYFLTSTPRPTRGPLPTITPFPRFVRL, from the exons ATGTCACTGAAATAC TTACTCATTGCATCTGCCGTGCTGATCGGCTTGTGTGGAGCTGATGTGTCGGAAATAAAGGCGGGTAAAGTGGATCTGCCTTTCAATGACTTGCTACCACCGCTGCTGGATGAAGTGAGCAGCacgacgacaacgacaacgacgacaacgacaacgacgaccACAACGGAGAAGCCAGCCACCACGCTGGCCACAAAGCCAACCAAGAAATCGTACTACCAGAAGCCAGCCCAGCTGGCCAAGGAGGATAAGTTAAAGACCAGTGTCATCAAGCAGGATGTTCCACAGCTCCCCTTGGATCTACTGCCACCTTTTGAAGACGAGGTCAAACCGGCGGAGGACAAGCTGAGGCCAGTGGTGAATACGACGCCCAAACCAGTGGTTAAGATCTCTCAGCCGGCTGTGCTCAAGGTCACTCCAAAGGCTGTTCCTAAGGTCACACCGCCGCCTGCTCCACGTCCGCAGTACTCTGCTCCGCCAGCCCCAGCATCCCGCCCACAATACTCCGTTCATACTGCTCCTCAAGCGGTACATCCTCAGCCCGCCCATGCTCCTGGCTTCGGAAGCGGATTCCAGTCCCGATTCTCAAGCTACTTCCTCACCAGTACCCCTCGACCTACGCGCGGTCCCCTGCCCACCATCACCCCTTTTCCGCGCTTCGTCAGGCTGTAG